CGGCTGGTCGACATCCACAAAATCGCGGAACGAATCAATCGTATTCCCCCCAACACGTACAAAGCGATCGTGTTTGACAGCCTCTATCGTTTCTCGCCCAAGGGCTGTGATGAGAACAGCAACTCCGACACGACTGAGATCTACAACGTCATCGACGCGCTCGCCGCGCGAATGGGCTGTCTGGCGATTTGCGTTCGGCATACGAGTAAAGGTAGCCAAACCGCCAAGGACGTAGTCGACGTCGGGGCTGGTGCTGGAGCTCAATCACGGACCGTTGATGCTCACTTAGTATTGCGGCACCACGAAGAAGAAGGCGCCGTTGTCCTCGCAGCGGCGCTCCGCAGCTGGGCACCGTTGGAACCGATGACTCTTCGTTGGACGTTTCCCATCTTCGTTCCCGCGACGGACCTCGATCCCCTCGCACTTCGGCCGGACCGACCACGGAAGCTGCCCAAGTCAAAGGCTGAGGTCGGCAGTCCCCTGGAGCCTGGCTGGACCGCCCAGAGCTTTGTCGCTGCATTCCTGAAAATGGATCCGCAGCCTCGAGTCAGCATCATTGCTGCAGCGTTGGAAAAAGGGATTTCGGAACGCCGGTCCTCCGCCCTTTTGAGTGCTGCTGAGTCAGCTGGTCTGGCCTTCCTTTGGCAGGGTGGTGATCGCAGGCAGAAGGCGTTTGCTAATCGTCCGCAGACAACATTGGGAATCGTTTCGGAGTCCGCTGAATGAGGGGAGATATATATAACGCGCGCACCCCCCACACCCCCCAATACAAAGCGAGAGGTATCTCGCAGTATTGGGCTGGGGGTGTGTGCGTGATTTATATCCGAGCAAGTTTCAAGCAGGTGAACTGCAAGTTCACGACGCAAGAAGGTCCCGTTGTGAACGCCAGTTGGCTTGGTCGGCAGAAGTTCATCAAACCAAATCCGAGCAATGTGACGTTTGCAACTTGCGGAACGGTTTGCCAACACGCCGGACACGGTTGCGATACGGGCGTTGCACCGGCGGTTGGAACCCACCACGCACCCGTCTCCTGGCCCCGAACGTGGGCCACACGGTGCGTCTGCCAAAGTGGCACGCGCCGACCGGGGGCAGGCTACCCCGGGGGTATTGGTTCCTTTTTCGCGAGTTTCTCATCGCTGTTTCCCACCCCCACCTCGGCCGTCACACACAAACTCCCTCTGATTGAACGTGCGATCCGATTAAAGCCAAGGACATCAGCAGTTTATGTCATTCCGGTTGTTAACCCAAAGTTGATTGCGCGGACATTCGCGTCTCAAACCGAAGAAAGCACGCCATGGCTGAAGAGCCCCCTAAACCGATGCCCACTTCCTACAGCCGCCACGTCCGAGAGGAGACTGTCCTCGTTAACGGTGCGTTGATTGTTTTCTTTCGGGATCGGAAGAAACGCCGTTGGAACTGGCGCGTCGTCGATGGGCAAGTAACATTTCCCTGCCCTCCCAATTCAGGTAGTTCGAGCAAGGGCAAGAGTGATGCGTCCGAATGATCAAGTCGCTCACGGGCCGGACCAGGCTGGATTCCTAGCGCGACTCCATGTCCCGTTGAGAATCCAACGGCCTGACGACGATGTGCTGCTTGACGACTCGTGGCTACGGTCGGAGGGGCATTTGGTCCACATCACCAATGGTGTCATTGTCTCGTTAGACAATGAGGATCCGCAGAATGGAGCAGTTCTCGTTCGTACCGGTGACGGCTGGTTGTTCGAGAGCCCGTGGCCGAAGTACGAGTCGGTGCTGCTCGTTCCTCAGCCGAAAACTCGTGGCGACCTACGGCCGCTAATAGTCCGCTTCAAAGCGTTGCGCCGGCTCATCCACTCGCTTGACATTTTTGATGCCCTTCGCCTAGGATTCATCACACACGGGGAGCACTCTCCGTTTCTATAGCGCCGGGTTTTCTGGCGCACGTCAACAGCCACAGCTGCGCGTGCGCGTTCTCTCTCTGAAACCGGCCACGCTGCGGCTTTTACCGCAAGCGTCTCTAAATGAACATCCACAATGCGATTGGCATCAACGAGAAAACGCCCCAACGTGCGAAACGTGGGGCGTCGTGGAGCCGAATCCGCCGGGGTGCGCTACCCGTTGAACGCGAAGTTCCCCCGGTCGGTCTTCTTGAACCGGGCTTCCTGCCCCTTCGTGTTGATCTCTCGCAGGATGGCGCTGTAAAGCGTGGCGTGTGGTGTCTTACCACCGGGGCTCGTCCAGTAGCCCTTCGCTGCGATGGTCTCGATCATCGTCTTGGTGTTCATCGGCTCCTTGGTCTCGCCGAGCAGCTTGGCGGCGGCATCGAGGGCCGACATTTTCTTGTCGGTTGTTGCCTTGGTGGCCTTGGCCTTCTTCGCCCGTTTGCTCTTCGTCACCTCTGGTTCTTTGCACTTCGCACAGAACCGTTCGGCACCTTCTTCGGTCCATTCGTGATCGCCACCCTTCGGGCAGGTACCGGTGGGCTTCGTTTCGGGTGCTGCGGGCTTGGCCGTGGTGGCCTTCGCCTTCTTGGCGGCTTTAGCCTTGGCTGGCTTCGAGGTAGGTTTTTTCGTGCTGGTCTTCTTGGACATGGTCACTCTCCTGGTTCGCAATGGGTTGGCTGCCATCCTCAGGCCCGGCGAACCACCGCCGAGCGACGCCCGCAAAGGCGTTTCGGCTTAGAACCCCAGCTCATCCATCTGCTGGTTAAAGGTCTTCACTCCGATCATGTCGAGCAGCGTGCTGCGAAACCAAAGCACCTGCTGCACCGCTTGTTCGCCTTCCGGCGTAGTAGCCCGGATCGATCCCGCGGGCTGCAACGCCATCACCAGCGCCGCCACTCCCTCCGGCGAAAGGTTGTCGCGAATTACCTTCTCGAAGGCCTCTTGGTCCACCGCGCCGCTCGTTCGTTCGCCGCTCATCGTTCGTTCTCCGGGTCGTGGGTAATCCATCTGCCGACAGACACACATCAGCCATGCGTCGGCAAACAGCTCAAGCTATTCAGGCCGAATTTCAGCCGGAATTCAGCAGGTTTTCTCGCTCCGAGGTTTAGGTCGACCGAAATCGTTCTGATCGCAGGCACCAACAACGGATAAACCAGCTGTGGAGAAGATTCCCGAACTACGCAGCAAGGCCAAGAAGCTGCGGCAACTGCTGCAGCAGGTGGAATCGGTCCCGGGCGTCGGCAACGTCGCGGAACGGGATCGTGATATTCGCCGTAAACGCGAGCGGAGCGCTTCTAGCAAAACCGTTGTCGTTCCCGCCTGCGGCGATCCGGAGCGACGCGAGCGTCTGGAGGCCGACGATGAAGCCTGGTTGCGCTGGTACTTTGCAATCGAGAGCGGCTCGGAGAATCCCTTCTGGTATGACTTCACAGATCAGCAGAAAGAAATGATCGCGGCGATTCGGAACGCCATTCTGCACGGTGGCGATCAGTCGATCGCTGCCAGTCGTGGCGAAGGAAAGACCACGTACTTCGAACGGATGCTGCTCAAGTACACGCTGCAGGGACTCATTCGCTTCGCCGTGCTCTTTGCGGCCACCGGTAGCGCCGCCCAGGATTCGCTGGAATCGATCAAGCTGGAGATCGAGAACAACGATCGACTGTGTGCCGATTATCCGGAAGTCTGTGTTCCCGTTCGCGCCCTGGAAAACACACCTCAACGCGCGCACTTCCAGCTGGTGACCGGCAACCGCCGGGCCAACGGCGAGCAGTACTTACCCACTTCCAGTCGCTTCTCCTGGTGTGGCCAGGAAATCTACCTACCGAAGGTACCCGGTTCACCCTCGGCCGGGGCAATCATTGCCACGCGGGGTCTCGATGCCGCCATCCGCGGTGTGAAGAAAAAAGGCCGCCGCGTCGACGTCGCCTGTATCGACGATCCGGACACCGAAGAAACAGCTCGTAGCCCAGAGCAGGCGGCCAAGCTCGAAGACCGCATCGATCGAGCGATCGCCGGGCTTGGTTCGCAGCAGCGGCGACTCGCGCGGGTCATGCTGACCACCATTCAGAACCGGGCTTGCGTCTCATTTAAATATACGGATCCCGATCAAAAGCCCAGCTGGAAGCCAAAACGGTTTCGCTTCCTCGTGAAACGGCCTGACCGCGCCGATCTGTGGCAAGAGTTCGTCGCGCTCAAGCAGGCCGACTGGGTGAACGGCACCGACAAGGCCCATGAACTTTATCTGGCTAACCGTGAAGTGATGGATGCCGGCGCCATTGTGGCGAATCCCAACCGGCACACACCCGCGGAAGCTTCAGCGCTCGAGTTCTACTATTCGGAAGTCGCGCGGTTGGGTCCGGAAGCGGTGGCCACTGAGTACGACAACGACCCGCCGGTCGATGAATCGAAGCAACAGATCGTCCTCACCGCTTACCACATCCAAAACAACTGTCTGAGCGGCCTCGAGAAACGCGAGGCTCCCGAAGAGACGGTATGCATTACCGTCGGTGGTGACGTTCAAAAGCTGGGTCTGCACTGGGTCGCGATCGCCTGGAATGAACAGGGCGCTGGATCGATCATCGATTACGACTTTTTCCCGTTCCTCACCGAAGGCCGAAAAGCGGCAGACTGTGAACTGCTGATTCTGGAAGGTCTGTTCGCCTGGTATTCAGCGCAGGAAGAGATTCCCTACAGTACTCCCGCTGGCGAGAAGCTGATCGCTGACCTCACGTTGATCGATCAGGGCTGGAAGGAAGAATCATGGAACATTCAGCCGGTGCAGCATTTCTGTGCCCAAGTTGGGTTCCAATCGTTCATCCCTTCCAAGGGTGAGCCGAACTACCGGCGGCCGCTCGATTCACAGCACATACTGATCGGTGACAACTGGCACATCGTATTTCGTGGCGGTCTCCCACTCGTGATGACGAATGCCGATCACTGGAAGCTGAAGGTGCATGAAGGTTTGCTGTTGGATGCGGGGCAACCCGGTGCGCTAACCTTGTTTAATCCGCCGCGGATCGAGGGCCGTCGCAACCACACCGGCCATTTGAACTATTCGAAGCATCTATTGTCCGAAACCTGGGAGACGCGACACAAGCCTGGCTTTGGCGGAGCTCGGACGGGTTGGTGGAAGTCACCCAAGCCGAATCACTACTTCGACGCGACGTATCAAGCCATCTGTGCTCGATCAATGCGGCGGATTTCTGTTCTCGCTCCTGCCGCGCCTCCAACGATGCCGGTCGAACCATACCTTCCTGTGACTCACTACGATTCGACCGATGATCGACGGAATCGCTGGTAAATGTGGGCGCGTATGCAACTTCGACGTGTCGGGCCGAAGCAGTTTATAGCCGGTAATTGGATCGACATTTGTATTTGGATTGCGGAGGATGCGAAGCTGTCGGCAACCAGCAACTTCATTTCAGTTCGACAGTCACTTTCTTGATCAGGCCATCAAACTTGAACGGACGCCGTTCGTAGTAATCGCGGGAGACCGTTGAGCCAAGGTCGGTGCCAACATCGAAACTTTCG
Above is a window of Anatilimnocola aggregata DNA encoding:
- a CDS encoding winged helix-turn-helix domain-containing protein, translated to MSKKTSTKKPTSKPAKAKAAKKAKATTAKPAAPETKPTGTCPKGGDHEWTEEGAERFCAKCKEPEVTKSKRAKKAKATKATTDKKMSALDAAAKLLGETKEPMNTKTMIETIAAKGYWTSPGGKTPHATLYSAILREINTKGQEARFKKTDRGNFAFNG
- a CDS encoding terminase gpA endonuclease subunit, which produces MEKIPELRSKAKKLRQLLQQVESVPGVGNVAERDRDIRRKRERSASSKTVVVPACGDPERRERLEADDEAWLRWYFAIESGSENPFWYDFTDQQKEMIAAIRNAILHGGDQSIAASRGEGKTTYFERMLLKYTLQGLIRFAVLFAATGSAAQDSLESIKLEIENNDRLCADYPEVCVPVRALENTPQRAHFQLVTGNRRANGEQYLPTSSRFSWCGQEIYLPKVPGSPSAGAIIATRGLDAAIRGVKKKGRRVDVACIDDPDTEETARSPEQAAKLEDRIDRAIAGLGSQQRRLARVMLTTIQNRACVSFKYTDPDQKPSWKPKRFRFLVKRPDRADLWQEFVALKQADWVNGTDKAHELYLANREVMDAGAIVANPNRHTPAEASALEFYYSEVARLGPEAVATEYDNDPPVDESKQQIVLTAYHIQNNCLSGLEKREAPEETVCITVGGDVQKLGLHWVAIAWNEQGAGSIIDYDFFPFLTEGRKAADCELLILEGLFAWYSAQEEIPYSTPAGEKLIADLTLIDQGWKEESWNIQPVQHFCAQVGFQSFIPSKGEPNYRRPLDSQHILIGDNWHIVFRGGLPLVMTNADHWKLKVHEGLLLDAGQPGALTLFNPPRIEGRRNHTGHLNYSKHLLSETWETRHKPGFGGARTGWWKSPKPNHYFDATYQAICARSMRRISVLAPAAPPTMPVEPYLPVTHYDSTDDRRNRW